In Xyrauchen texanus isolate HMW12.3.18 chromosome 14, RBS_HiC_50CHRs, whole genome shotgun sequence, the following are encoded in one genomic region:
- the pgap1 gene encoding GPI inositol-deacylase: MRLAVYAFYAFALGLLLFGLRELLFGFEENRCSMTYMFEYPEYRRVQLPRRVARQYPSYGLYLYGEGAYALETRGLKLTGAPVLFLPGNAGSYKQARSLGSVALRKAEDLDRQTHMNVFTIDFNEDLVALYGGSLYRQTRFLHESIKAILRLYKDQPDPPTGVVLVGHSMGGVVARALFTLPRFKPQMVSLIITQASPHQAPVLSLDPYILEFYSAVSQRWATGAEDLRNVTVLSVGGGYRDYQVRSGLTVLSCPIDDLNKMSLVATAVPRTWVSTDHLSIVWCKELVLATVRAFFDLIEPETGQFTENTQKRMSVLNYHFFRHPVQQPGGGLDAPLTFSAPPEAWKEVNTLRLFYNAPKEAQVKYFLFALSSRRKAYSHFHCRSNNMEMSSWLYGCTQMSGSICVQAVDLSSGTELLPVYKVVTVKISELLSVSHLIIDASNPSGAQFVMECELQREESLTVSVQVPHVLSFGLTVHDISINSSGLFHTLQLQDFHQVYQAFRITVTSHCKATKDRLPSVYRLRVPWFFEDSFTTASIPSVSEIYGMLHTSRRDGSSNALLQLHTAPNCQYKVSIRTSVSKVLGQILRFCGPMLPAYTAVALLLMIRAQLNSVKRSGHPVGMQEVMSKCLQLHKLELPVLMLLLLLRQSWFNDVWFTLGLPAVDTLPLNSVEDLSQDTKELVQEWPRLVSPLLCVLGAAIAFLGSTVLRVSVRFLSFVLAPLHRPSVSRDCGTLHLRTLIILIVSLSVLGGVTCGALALTGSTLLHLYRVLRLQMTERSLSHMLNLEPQKVSQNSENGFHDGDCHSKGKECNGTSLLSESVLQDVRDDLQLHLSLSTLLTLPMMLSAPSLIHWNRNLRYWVHLDPDPCWPHTLPLLISSILLINCNTHTLLCSKLMTMTSRLLMPLCVGMLAFCPLHIYRVIHFLSASLTILASSCYF; this comes from the exons ATGAGACTTGCTGTATACGCGTTTTACGCCTTTGCTCTTGGGCTTTTGCTGTTTGGGTTGCGGGAATTATTGTTCGGTTTCGAGGAGAACCGATGCAGCATGACATACATGTTCGAGTACCCAGAATACAGA CGCGTGCAGCTCCCACGACGTGTCGCGCGCCAGTACCCATCATACGGCCTCTATCTGTATGGGGAAGGTGCATATGCTCTGGAGACCAGAGGACTCAAGCTCACTGGTGCTCCTGTGCTCTTCCTGCCTGGCAATGCTGGAAGCTACAAGCAAG CTCGTTCGCTTGGTTCAGTGGCATTGAGAAAGGCTGAGGATTTGGACAGACAGACCCATATGAACGTCTTCACCATTGACTTCAACGAGGATCTTGTAGCTCTGTACGGGGGCAGTCTGTACAGACAGACTCGCTTTCTTCATGAGAGCATCAAAGCCATCTTGCGCCTTTACAAG GACCAGCCGGACCCCCCCACAGGTGTGGTTTTGGTGGGTCACTCCATGGGTGGAGTGGTGGCAAGAGCCTTGTTCACCCTGCCACGCTTCAAACCACAGATGGTCAGCCTTATTATTACACAGGCATCCCCCCACCAGGCACCTGTGCTATCTCTGGACCCTTATATACTGG AGTTTTACTCTGCAGTCAGCCAGCGTTGGGCCACAGGTGCTGAAGACCTTCGGAATGTAACCGTTCTCTCTGTGGGTGGTGGTTACCGTGACTACCAGGTGCGCTCTGGTTTGACCGTGCTGTCCTGCCCCATCGATGACCTCAATAAAATGTCCCTAGTG GCGACTGCGGTTCCCAGGACCTGGGTTTCCACAGATCACCTTTCCATTGTTTG GTGCAAGGAGCTGGTTCTGGCCACAGTCCGTGCGTTCTTTGACCTTATTGAACCTGAAACGGGGCAG tttacagaaaatacacagaaGCGAATGTCAGTGTTGAACTATCACTTCTTCAGACACCCGGTGCAACAGCCTGGAGGCGGACTTGATGCCCCACTCACTTTCTCAG CTCCTCCTGAGGCATGGAAGGAGGTCAACACACTCCGTCTGTTTTACAATGCCCCCAAG GAAGCTCAAGTCAAGTACTTCCTGTTTGCCCTCTCCAGTCGAAGGAAAGCCTACAGCCATTTCCACTGCCGCAGTAATAATATG GAAATGTCCAGCTGGCTTTATGGATGCACACAGATGAGTGGCTCCATCTG TGTGCAAGCAGTAGATCTGTCATCTGGGACAGAGCTTCTTCCAGTTTACAAG GTTGTTACAGTGAAAATCAGTGAACTCTTGTCTGTCTCTCATCTCATCATTGACGCTTCTAACCCCAGTGGAGCACAG TTTGTAATGGAGTGTGAGCTGCAGAGAGAGGAGAGCTTGACTGTCTCCGTACAGGTGCCTCATGTGCTGTCCTTTG GTTTGACTGTCCATGACATCAGCATTAACTCCTCTGGGCTGTTCCATACACTGCAGCTACAAGACTTTCACCAG GTTTATCAGGCTTTCAGAATCACAGTCACGAGTCACTGCAAGGCCACTAAAG ACCGACTGCCAAGTGTGTACAGACTGAGAGTGCCTTGGTTCTTTGAGGACTCATTTACCACAGCTAG TATTCCCTCAGTATCTGAGATCTATGGCATGCTTCACACCAGTCGGCGAGATGGCTCCTCCAATGCCCTTCTGCAGCTCCACACTGCCCCCAACTGCCAGTACAAG GTGTCTATCCGAACTTCGGTTTCCAAAGTGCTTGGGCAG ATTCTGCGTTTCTGTGGCCCAATGCTGCCTGCCTATACAGCTGTGGCGCTGCTTCTGATGATCAGGGCTCAGCTGAACTCGGTGAAAAGATCGGGACATCCTGTTGGAATGCAAGAGGTGATGAGTAAATGCTTACAGCTCCACAAACTGGAACTGCCGGTCCTAATGCTCCTGCTGCTACTCAG ACAGAGCTGGTTTAACGATGTCTGGTTCACTCTGGGTCTCCCGGCGGTGGATACTCTTCCCCTAAACTCTGTGGAGGACCTGTCTCAAGATACAAAAGAACTTGTACAGGAATGGCCACGGCTGGTTTCCCCACTGCTCTGTGTACTTGGTGCAGCCATTGCTTTTTTGGGCAGCACAGTCCTCAGAGTTTCTGTCCGTTTCCTGTCCTTTGTGCTTGCTCCACTGCACAG ACCCTCGGTGTCCCGAGATTGCGGCACCCTTCATCTTCGTACTCTGATTATCCTGATTGTCTCTCTGAGTGTGCTGGGTGGAGTCACCTGTGGAGCATTGGCTTTAACTGGCTCCACTCTCCTACACCTCTATAGG GTGCTTAGGTTACAGATGACTGAGAGATCACTGAGCCACATGTTAAACCTG GAACCACAGAAAGTTTCACAAAACTCTGAAAACGGTTTTCATGACGGCGATTGTCACAGTAAGGGTAAAGAATGTAATGGCACCTCTCTACTGTCAGAATCGGTGCTGCAAGATGTCAGAGATGATCTGCAACTCCACCTTAGTCTGTCCACACTGCTTACTCTTCCCATGATGCTCAGCGCACCCTCCCTTATCCACTGGAATCGCAATCTTCG ATATTGGGTTCATCTGGATCCTGACCCCTGCTGGCCTCACACACTGCCCCTGCTTATCAGCTCTATACTGCTTATcaactgtaacacacacacactactctgcAG CAAACTGATGACGATGACGTCCCGTCTACTAATGCCGCTGTGTGTGGGCATGTTGGCATTCTGTCCTCTGCACATTTACCGGGTCATTCATTTCCTCTCCGCATCTCTGACCATTTTGGCCTCTTCTTGTTACTTTTGA
- the maip1 gene encoding m-AAA protease-interacting protein 1, mitochondrial, translating into MALPLLRSCSCNRPFTVLIRFFTSKPLLVNPSRRLAPVASVVCNVRRYSSERGRHKQNQKVLVVGIPNPYIWFRTRIYFFLIRTYFDKEFNIEDFTEGAKQAFSHVSRLLSQCQFEALDGLVAEDLISKLEDKCAHLPLSHQRALSAESDEIMYTTTGDVSIYYDDSERKFVSILMRFWYLTSARLPDDTMEGKQIFQVAIGGDGDGERPETKRLLTANYEFQREFTQGVSPDWIITRIEHSKLLD; encoded by the exons ATGGCGCTGCCCTTACTGAGGTCCTGCAGCTGTAACAGGCCCTTCACGGTTCTGATCCGGTTCTTCACATCTAAGCCACTTTTAGTGAATCCGTCCAGACGACTCGCTCCCGTAGCGTCCGTTGTGTGCAATGTGCGGCGGTACAGCTCTGAGCGGGGCAGACACAAACAGAATCAAAAGGTTTTGGTTGTTGGAATCCCGAACCCCTACATCTGGTTCCGAACCCGCATCTATTTCTTTCTCATCCGAACCTATTTCGACAAAGAGTTTAACATCGAGGATTTCACTGAAGGAGCCAAACAG GCTTTCTCACATGTGTCAAGATTGCTGTCTCAGTGTCAGTTTGAGGCTCTGGATGGATTAGTCGCTGAAGAT CTAATAAGTAAGCTGGAGGACAAATGCGCTCATTTGCCTTTGAGCCACCAGAGGGCGCTGTCGGCTGAGTCAGATGAGATCATGTACACAACAACAGGAGACGTTAGCATTTACTACGATGATAGCG AGAGGAAATTTGTAAGTATTTTGATGCGCTTCTGGTACTTGACAAGTGCCAGACTTCCTGACGACACTATGGAGGGAAAACAAATCTTCCAGGTTGCCATAGGTGGAGATGGAGATGGAGAGAGACCAGAGACCAAGAGACTGCTCACAGCCAATTATGA ATTCCAAAGGGAATTTACTCAAGGTGTGTCTCCAGATTGGATCATCACAAGAATAGAGCACTCAAAGCTTCTCGATTAA